Proteins encoded together in one Plectropomus leopardus isolate mb chromosome 19, YSFRI_Pleo_2.0, whole genome shotgun sequence window:
- the LOC121958424 gene encoding LOW QUALITY PROTEIN: transmembrane protein 26-like (The sequence of the model RefSeq protein was modified relative to this genomic sequence to represent the inferred CDS: inserted 1 base in 1 codon), whose amino-acid sequence MFFKFICAVLTRSLFLLLSLIGVWRVVRVKDDGLYWLLTGLYLPLVGEMILTXKRRRGKDYKWFSPAIFLFLISIIPSLWILELHHQENKSADSRCEKLDSTENIKSIFRLQKNTTRGSLPVQCLGTSLSSVCANDWILALHQILLILLILGKWLLPAAGELTRDQLSQLLLIFVGTAADILEFTSETLSDVRDSSPAMVYIILAVWTWSMLQFPLHLSVMHPASSSDSSEPAPSLLSHLRTDIWSTMEALFIQDGPFLVVRLTVMIYFKVVHQMLIFFTIKNFLVVILNIYRLSVLIWDRTS is encoded by the exons ATGTTCTTCAAGTTCATTTGTGCTGTGCTCACCAGgtctctgtttctcctcctgtcCCTCATCGGAGTGTGGAGAGTGGTGCGGGTGAAGGACGATGGACTCTACTGGCTTCTCACCGGCCTCTATCTGCCTCTGGTGGGGGAGATGATCCTCa tgaagaggaggagagggaaagatTACAAATG GTTTTCTCCTGccatcttcctcttcctcatcagCATCATCCCATCATTATGGATTTTAGAGCTACACCACCAGGAGAACAAATCTGCTGACTCAAGG TGTGAAAAACTGGACTCAACTGAAAACATTAAGAGCATTTTCAGACTTCAG AAGAACACTACC CGGGGCTCTCTTCCTGTCCAGTGTCTG GGGACATCTCTGTCCTCAGTGTGTGCCAACGACTGGATCCTGGCTTTGCACCAAATCCTGCTCATCTTACTGATCTTGGGAAAGTGGCTGCTGCCGGCCGCTGGAGAGCTGACCAGAGACCAGCTCTCCCAGTTACTGCTCATCTTTGTGGGCACAGCCGCCGACATACTGGAGTTCACCTCTGAGACACTATCTGATGTCAG gGACAGCAGTCCAGCTATGGTCTACATTATTTTGGCTGTGTGGACTTGGAGCATGCTGCAGTTTCCACTCCATCTCTCAG TAATGCATCCTGCATCCTCAAGTGACTCCTCCGAGCCTGcgccctctctcctctctcatctcaGGACTGATATCTGGAGCACTATGGAAGCTTTGTTCATCCAGGATGGGCCCTTCCTGGTGGTCCGTCTCACTGTCATGATCTACTTCAAGGTGGTCCACCAGATGCTCATCTTCTTCACTATTAAAAACTTCCTGGTTGTCATTCTCAACATCTACCGGCTTTCTGTCCTCATCTGGGACAGGACCTCCTGA